In Candidatus Zixiibacteriota bacterium, the sequence AACTTGGATTGATTCCGGGCCGCGAAATCCGGTACGTGCGTAATGCGCCGCTTCGTGATCCGCTCGAAATTCAGATCGGCGCCAGCTATCTGTCTTTGCGACACGCCGACGCCTCGCTGGTTGCCGTAGAACTGGAAGACTGATCGTCCGGGCCGACGCCCGGCGCCGGTGTCGCGTATGCTACAGCCCGCCCGATCTACCGCCTCCCGTACCACGACGGTCGCCATCTGCGGCAATCCCAATTGCGGAAAAACAACGATTTTCAACGCTATCACCGGGCTGCGCCAGCGGGTCGGCAACTACCCCGGCGTGACGGTGGAAAAGGTGTCCGGCGATTTCCGCCTCGACCGCTTCCCCGACAAAACGTTCTGTCTGCTTGACATCCCCGGCAGCTACTCACTGGCTGCCTTTTCTCCCGACGAGTACATCGCCGCCCGGGCCCTGTTCGGCGCGATCGACGGAGAACCGGCCCCCGATGTCATCGTGT encodes:
- a CDS encoding FeoA family protein codes for the protein MTVLSKLTPGQRARVVGYAEDSPLVRRLTELGLIPGREIRYVRNAPLRDPLEIQIGASYLSLRHADASLVAVELED